Genomic segment of Azospirillum brasilense:
GCGCAGAACCGCCACCTTTCCACGGCCCCGATCCGCCGTGGCATCGAGCGCGGCGTCGAGCCCGAACAGCATCCGCAGCCCGACCAGGGGAAGCAGCGCGTCGCGCAACGTCATCATGCCCAGAAGATGAGGGCGGGCGCGGGGGACGCGGGTCACCGTCTCGGGAACCGGAACGACCTCCCGCACCGCCGCCACGGGCAACGCGAACTCCTGTTCCGCAACGGTGAGGACGACGAGTTGTTCCTCGTCCTGGCTCGCCGCGGCAACAGTCTTCGGCTGGGGCGCCGCGCTGAAATCGGCGCTTCCCGCCGTCACCCGCCCAAGGTCGGCGAACTGGCGCTCGATCAGCGGGCCGGGGTTGAGGATCAGGGCACCCTCCCCCGCGGCCCCGTCTCCGGCCAGGATGGCGCCGGCCAGAAGATCGGCGTCGATGGACGGATCCGGCGCCGTCGCGGAGTCGGCGATGCGGTCCTCGTCCACGGCGGACAGGCCCGACACGCGGTCCACCAGCAAGCCGACCGGCTGGCCGGTGTGACGGATGATCAGCAGCCGCGCCGCCTTCGTCTCCCCATCAACGGTTCCACCCTCCCCGCCCCTGGTCCCGGCTCCAGCAAGGCCCAGGACCCGGCGCAGCCCGATGACCGGCAGCACGGCGCCGCGCCGCCGTGCCAGCCCTTCCAGGCTGGGCGGCCCCAGCGGGATCGGCACCAGGGCGGGCGGACGCAGGATTTCCAGCACGCTGTCCAGCGGCAGGGCCAACCCCATGCCGCCGACCGTGAAGAGGACGAAGGAACGCACGCCGTCGCGGCGGATGATCG
This window contains:
- a CDS encoding chemotaxis protein CheW: MAAIIRRDGVRSFVLFTVGGMGLALPLDSVLEILRPPALVPIPLGPPSLEGLARRRGAVLPVIGLRRVLGLAGAGTRGGEGGTVDGETKAARLLIIRHTGQPVGLLVDRVSGLSAVDEDRIADSATAPDPSIDADLLAGAILAGDGAAGEGALILNPGPLIERQFADLGRVTAGSADFSAAPQPKTVAAASQDEEQLVVLTVAEQEFALPVAAVREVVPVPETVTRVPRARPHLLGMMTLRDALLPLVGLRMLFGLDAALDATADRGRGKVAVLRTAEGQVGVVVEDVREILRVPRERIDPVPPLMAREAEFEDMDGIARLDGGARLIPVLSAERLFRHGAGNGAGLGIHAQGREGETAVAMEAERAEAFVVFRLAGAEYGLPVGAVQEVLRQPDAVTPLPNAPDFVSGVTTLRGAVLPLVALRRLLRLPEGRENGGDRGRVVVIAAGAARAGLLVDGMAGIVRIPDGVIGPAPVVSQAQHRLIRRIGAVESAGERRMILLMDPAELLDMDQLADLLATV